The sequence GCGACGCGGCCAGACTGCGCCTCGGACCACGAGCCTCGGCCCAAGCGGTGAGCGAACTGCGCCACCAACTGGGCCTCGACCGCAGCCTGCCGCACCAGTACCTGGCGTATGTCAACAGGGTGCTGCACGGCGACTTCGGGACGTCGATCGACGGACAGAGTGTCAGCGGCATCATCGGCCAGCGCATCGGCGACACACTGTGGCTCCTTCTCGGCACCCTGGTGCTCGCGGTCACGACCTCACTCGTGCTCGCCTGGACCGCCGCCTGGTTCCGGGACCGCCCCGTCGACCACGCGATCAGGCTGGGCGTGCTCCTGGCCCTGTTCCTGCCGGCGTTCTGGGTCGGCTTCCTGCTCATCAGACTGGTGGCCATCCCCACCGGGTGGTTCCCCGTCGCGGACCTGGGGGCGAGCCCGGCGGAACTCCTGAGGTCGCTGGTCCTGCCCTCCGTGACCGGCGCGATCATCCTCACGCCCGTCCTGGTGCGGAGCCTGCGGTCGAGCCTGATCGACGTGCTCGACTCCGAGTACATCGCGGTCGCCCGGTCGCTCGGTGTGGGCGGCAGCACCCTGATCGTCCGACACGTGCTGCGCAACGCCCTCGGCCCGGTCCTCACCCTTCTCGCCCTCAACGTCGGCTACCTCTTCTTCGGAGTCGTCATCCTGGAAGCCACCTTCAACATCGCCGGCCTGGGCAGCGCACTGGTCGAGGCGTCCGCCAAACGCGACGTCTACACCGTGCAGGGCATCACGCTGCTGTTCGCCACGGGGGTCGTGCTGGCCAACATCCTCGGCGAGACCGTCGTCTCGCTGCTCGATCCGAGGACGGTGCGCACATGATCGACGTGCCCAGCATCAAGGACACCGCGCCGCACACCGAACCGTCGCGACGGCAGCGTCGGCGCGGGGACGGCAAGATGGCCGTCGGGGCGGTCATCGTGGGCCTGTTCGTCCTCGCCGCCGTCTTCGCACCCCTGATCACCGGCGGACACCCCGCCGAACAGGACCTGCTGAACCGGCTCGCCCCACCCTCGCGGGCCCACATCCTCGGCACCGACCAGCTCGGCCGCGACGAATGGACACGGCTGGTCTACGCGATCCGGATCGACCTGCGCGTGGCGCTGCTCGGCTCCCTCATCCCCGCGGTCCTGGGCAGCCTGATCGGCATCGCCGCGGGCCTCGGCAGCAAGTGGCTGGACACGGCGATCATGCGGACCTCCGACATCGTCGTCTCACTCCCGCTGTTCATCTTCTTCATCGCGCTGGTCGGCCTGCTCGGCCCCGGCACCGGATTCCTGTTCCTCGGCCCCGGCGAGCTGCCGCTCATCATCGGCTTCACCGTCATCTCCTGGGTCGTGTACGCACGGCTGTTGCGCAGCGAAGTGCGCAGGGTGCGCTCCATGGACTACATCCGCGCCGCACGCCTGGGCGGCCTGCCCCGCCGACGGGTGATCGCCTGGCACATCGTGCCGAACGCCATCGGCCAGAGCATCGTGTACTTCTTCGTCGACGTCGGGCTGGCCGTCGTCGCGATCTCGACCCTGTCCTTCCTGGGCGTCGGCATCCCCATCGGAACCCCGGAGTGGGGCTCGATGATCCAGTCCGGCCGCAGCGTCATCCAGACCAACTGGTGGCTGATCGCGGCACCCGGAGCGGCGATCGCCCTGATCGGAATGGGCCTGGCCCTGATCGGGGACGGCCTGGACGATCGGATCAAGTCATGACGCGTACAGAACGCGTGATCGAGATCGACAACCTGTCGATCGCCGCGGCGCAGGGCGGAGTCACCCTGGTGGACGATGTGTCTCTGCACGTCGACACCGGGGAATGCCTCGGGATCGTGGGCGAGTCCGGATCAGGCAAGAGCCTCACGCTGCGTTCCGTGCTGGGCCTGCTGCCGCCCACGCTGAAGCAGACCCGTGGGACCACGCGGTTCCAACGGCGGGAGGGAGAGGGGCTGCGGTCCGTGCAGCCGCGTGAGCTGCGTGGGCACGGAGTCTCGATGATCTTCCAGGAGCCGATGAGTTCGCTGAACCCGACCATGCGCATCGGTGATCTGGTCGCCGCCGGCCCCCGGGCTCTCGGCATGTCCCGCCGGACCGCGGCGGAGCGGGCCCTGCGACTGCTGGCCGAGGTCGGCGTGCCGCATCCGGAGCAACGGGCCCGCGCATGGCCGCACCAGCTCTCCGGAGGCCTGCGCCAACGCGTGATGATCGCGATGGCGCTGTCGGTGGAACCCTCGCTCCTCCTCTGCGACGAACCGACGACCGCGCTGGACACCACGGTCCAGGACCAGATCCTGACCCTCGTCGAGCGGCTGCGGACCGAACGTGGACTGGCACTGGTCTTCGTCAGCCACGACCTCTCGGTCATCTCCCGCATCGCCGATCGCACCGCCGTGATGTACGCGGGCCGCATCGTCGAACAGGGGCCCACGCACGACCTGGTCGACGACCCGAGTCATCCCTACACACAAGCGCTGATCGACTCGATGCCCCAACTGCACGGCCCGCCGACCCGGTTGAGGACCATCAGCGGATCCCCGCCCACCGCCGGCCTGCTGCCTCCCGGCTGTCGCTTCGCTCCCCGCTGCCCCTTCGCCGCGGACGTGTGCCTGCACGGGGACCCACCGCTGCTGGCCATCGGTCCGCACCGGGCCACAGCGTGCGTACGGCAGCCGGTCCCGAACGCTGGAGAACAGTCATGAGCGCCCTCGTCGAACTGGACGACATCTCCGTCCACTTCAAGGTCAGGACCCGTCGGTCCGTGGCGCCCCTGACACTGAGGGCCGTCGACGGTGTGAGTCTCGCCGTCGAACGCTCCCAGTGTCTCGGCGTGGTCGGCGAGTCCGGATGCGGCAAGTCGACCCTGGCCGGCGTACTGGTCGGCCTGACGGCCCCGACCACCGGACGGGTCCGCTACGACGGCCAGGACGTCGGGATCCGCAGACCGAAGGAGCTGTGCCGACGGATCCAGATGGTCTTCCAGGATCCGGTCGCGTCACTCAATCCCCGCCGACGGGTCCGTTCCGTACTGGCCGAGCTCATCGACTGCCACGACCTCGTCCCGGACGCGGGGATGACCTCCGCGCTGAACTCGCTCATGGAGATGGTGAACCTGCCCACGCGCGTCCTGGACGCGCGACCGCGCGAACTGTCCGGGGGACAGCGTCAGCGCGTCGCCATCGCACGGGCCCTGGCGGTCCGGCCCGACGTGCTGGTCGCGGACGAGGCGGTGTCCGCCCTGGACGTGTCCGCCCAGGCCACCGTGGTCAACCTGCTGGCCGATCTGCGCGCCGAACTCGGGTTGACGATCGTCTTCATCTCCCACGACCTCGGCATCATCAGAACGCTCTGCGACCGGGTCGCGGTGATGTACGCGGGCCGGGTGGTGGAGGAGGGGACGGCGGAGGCGATCTTCTCCGGGGCCCAGCACCCCTACACGCGGGCTCTGTTGAGGGCCGCTCCCGACCTGCGGCGACGCGGCGACGCGTCGCGTCCGCCGGCACTGGAGGGCGAACCGTCCGGCGCCCCCGACATCATCACGGGCTGTCCCTTCCAGCCCAGGTGCCCGGAAGCCGAGGCCGCCTGCGCGAAGGCCCCGCCGCCCTACATCCACGACGGATCGCACCGCACCGCCTGCATCCACGCCTCGTCGGGACACCAGGCCGTCACCCCGTAACCGCTGCCCACCGGCCACCTGGCTCCGGCATGTGCAAGTCACCGAAAGGCATCACCGTGAGCGTCGAGCGTGAACTGCCGTCCGATGAGGCCCATGAGCTGATTCGGCTCACCGCCGAGATCGCCGACAAGGAACTCGCCCCACGCGTGGCCGAGTTCGAAGAGGCCGAGCGCTTCCCCCGTGAGGTCTTCACACTGCTGGGGTCGGCGGGGCTGCTCACCTTGCCGTTCCCCGAGGAGTTCGGCGGAGGAGCGCAGCCCTATTGCGTCTATCTCCAGGTCCTGGAAGAGATCGCCATCCGGTGGGCGGCCGTGGCTGTGGGCATGAGCGTGCACGCCCTGTCCTGTCATCCGGTGAACACGTTCGGCACCGAGCGGCAGAAGGCCGAACTCCTCCCCGACCTGCTCAGCGGTGCCCTGCTCGGTGCCTACGCCTTGTCCGAGGCGCATGCCGGGTCGGACCCGTCCGCGATGCGGGCCTCGGCCACCAGCACTCCGGACGGCTGGCGCGCCCGGGGGAGCAAGGCATGGATCACCCACGCGGGACAGGCCGATTACTACACCACCTTCCTGCGGACGGACGCCGACCGCAGACACGGTGTCTCCTGCTTCCACGTCCCCGCCCGCACCCCCGGCCTCTCGGCGGCCGCACCCGAACGCAAGATGGGCCTGTGCAGCTCGACGACGGCCACGATGAACTTCGATGACGCCCTGATCCCCACGGACCGTCTCATCGGGCGGCCCGGCCAGGGTCTGTCCATCGCACTGTCGGCACTCGACGCCGGGCGCCTCGGTATCGCCGCCGTCGCCACCGGCATCGCGCAGGCGAGCCTGGACCACGCGGTGGCCTACGCGAAGGAACGCGAGGCCTTCGGGCGGCAGATCATCGACCACCAAGGAGTCGGCTTCCTGCTGGCCGACATGGCCGCCGCGACCGCGTCGGCCCGCGCCACCTACCTGTCGGCTGCCCGCCGCAAGGACGCGGGACTGGGCTACAGCCAAGAGGCCAGCGTGGCGAAACTCATCGCCTCGGACACCGCCATGTCGGTGTCCACCGACGCCGTCCAGATCCTCGGCGGCGCCGGATACGTCCGCGACCACCCGGTCGAGCGGTACATGCGCGAGGCCAAGGTCACGCAGATCTTCGAAGGCACCAACCAGATCCAGCGCCTGCTCATCAGCCGCGAACTCGCCCGCTCCGGGCACTGACGCAGCGCCGGTCCACCGCAGGTCTGTCCTGCCGCCCATGGTTCGCCACTGGTCGGCTGGTCCGCCAAAGGTCCTTGGCCGTCCGGCCGACACCCCGAAGGAGTTCGGAATGCCCCGCACGTCCGCGAAGACGAAGGACCGACACGACCCGATCCAGTTGCTGACTCCGCAGGGCGAGGCCGTCACCGACGCCCGGCTGCCGTTCGACCCCTCCGGCGCCGACCTTCCCGCCCTGTACCGGGACATGGTGCTGGCCCGCCGCCTCGACACCGAGGCCATCGCCCTCCAACGACAGGGCGAACTGGGGCTGTGGCCCTCCCTCTTCGGGCAGGAGGCGGCACAGATCGGTGCCGCACGCGCACTGAGGCCCGCAGACATGGTCTTCCCCACCTATCGCGAGCACGGTGTGGCATGGTGCCGCGGACTCGACCCGGCGTCCCTCCTCGGCCTCTTCCGGGGCACCACCCTGGGCGGATGGGATCCGAGGGACGTCAACTTCAACCTGTACACGTTGGTGATCGGGGCCCAGACCCTGCACGCCGTCGGCTACGCGATGGGGATCGTCCGCGACACGGGCAGGATCACCGGCACTGACAGGGGCCGCGACACCGGCAGTGACTTCGCGGACCCGGCCGTCGAGCACCCTGTTGACCCAGCCGACCCCACCGACCCCACCGATCCCGCCGTCCTCGCTTTCCTCGGCGACGGTGCCTTGAGCGAGGGCGAGACCAATGAGGCGTTCATCTGGGCGACGACCCAGTCGCTGCCCGTGGTCTTCTTCTGCCAGAACAACCAGTGGGCGATCTCGGCCCCGTACAGCGTGCAGAGCACCGTGCCCGTCGCCCAGCGCGCCGCCGGCTTCGGACTGCCCGGCATCCGGGTCGACGGCAACGACGTCCTGGCCTGCCTAGCGGCCACCCGCAGCGCACTCCACACGGCCCGTACGGGCGGTGGCCCCACGCTGATCGAGGCGTTCACCTACCGCCGCAACGCCCACACCACCGCGGACGACGCCTCTCGCTACCGGGAGACGGCGGAGG is a genomic window of Streptomyces sp. NBC_00414 containing:
- a CDS encoding ABC transporter permease, producing the protein MVAVRTVLARLLQLVLVLLAVTLVVFVLTQIAPGDAARLRLGPRASAQAVSELRHQLGLDRSLPHQYLAYVNRVLHGDFGTSIDGQSVSGIIGQRIGDTLWLLLGTLVLAVTTSLVLAWTAAWFRDRPVDHAIRLGVLLALFLPAFWVGFLLIRLVAIPTGWFPVADLGASPAELLRSLVLPSVTGAIILTPVLVRSLRSSLIDVLDSEYIAVARSLGVGGSTLIVRHVLRNALGPVLTLLALNVGYLFFGVVILEATFNIAGLGSALVEASAKRDVYTVQGITLLFATGVVLANILGETVVSLLDPRTVRT
- a CDS encoding ABC transporter permease yields the protein MIDVPSIKDTAPHTEPSRRQRRRGDGKMAVGAVIVGLFVLAAVFAPLITGGHPAEQDLLNRLAPPSRAHILGTDQLGRDEWTRLVYAIRIDLRVALLGSLIPAVLGSLIGIAAGLGSKWLDTAIMRTSDIVVSLPLFIFFIALVGLLGPGTGFLFLGPGELPLIIGFTVISWVVYARLLRSEVRRVRSMDYIRAARLGGLPRRRVIAWHIVPNAIGQSIVYFFVDVGLAVVAISTLSFLGVGIPIGTPEWGSMIQSGRSVIQTNWWLIAAPGAAIALIGMGLALIGDGLDDRIKS
- a CDS encoding ABC transporter ATP-binding protein translates to MTRTERVIEIDNLSIAAAQGGVTLVDDVSLHVDTGECLGIVGESGSGKSLTLRSVLGLLPPTLKQTRGTTRFQRREGEGLRSVQPRELRGHGVSMIFQEPMSSLNPTMRIGDLVAAGPRALGMSRRTAAERALRLLAEVGVPHPEQRARAWPHQLSGGLRQRVMIAMALSVEPSLLLCDEPTTALDTTVQDQILTLVERLRTERGLALVFVSHDLSVISRIADRTAVMYAGRIVEQGPTHDLVDDPSHPYTQALIDSMPQLHGPPTRLRTISGSPPTAGLLPPGCRFAPRCPFAADVCLHGDPPLLAIGPHRATACVRQPVPNAGEQS
- a CDS encoding ABC transporter ATP-binding protein; this translates as MSALVELDDISVHFKVRTRRSVAPLTLRAVDGVSLAVERSQCLGVVGESGCGKSTLAGVLVGLTAPTTGRVRYDGQDVGIRRPKELCRRIQMVFQDPVASLNPRRRVRSVLAELIDCHDLVPDAGMTSALNSLMEMVNLPTRVLDARPRELSGGQRQRVAIARALAVRPDVLVADEAVSALDVSAQATVVNLLADLRAELGLTIVFISHDLGIIRTLCDRVAVMYAGRVVEEGTAEAIFSGAQHPYTRALLRAAPDLRRRGDASRPPALEGEPSGAPDIITGCPFQPRCPEAEAACAKAPPPYIHDGSHRTACIHASSGHQAVTP
- a CDS encoding acyl-CoA dehydrogenase family protein yields the protein MSVERELPSDEAHELIRLTAEIADKELAPRVAEFEEAERFPREVFTLLGSAGLLTLPFPEEFGGGAQPYCVYLQVLEEIAIRWAAVAVGMSVHALSCHPVNTFGTERQKAELLPDLLSGALLGAYALSEAHAGSDPSAMRASATSTPDGWRARGSKAWITHAGQADYYTTFLRTDADRRHGVSCFHVPARTPGLSAAAPERKMGLCSSTTATMNFDDALIPTDRLIGRPGQGLSIALSALDAGRLGIAAVATGIAQASLDHAVAYAKEREAFGRQIIDHQGVGFLLADMAAATASARATYLSAARRKDAGLGYSQEASVAKLIASDTAMSVSTDAVQILGGAGYVRDHPVERYMREAKVTQIFEGTNQIQRLLISRELARSGH
- a CDS encoding thiamine pyrophosphate-dependent dehydrogenase E1 component subunit alpha, which translates into the protein MPRTSAKTKDRHDPIQLLTPQGEAVTDARLPFDPSGADLPALYRDMVLARRLDTEAIALQRQGELGLWPSLFGQEAAQIGAARALRPADMVFPTYREHGVAWCRGLDPASLLGLFRGTTLGGWDPRDVNFNLYTLVIGAQTLHAVGYAMGIVRDTGRITGTDRGRDTGSDFADPAVEHPVDPADPTDPTDPAVLAFLGDGALSEGETNEAFIWATTQSLPVVFFCQNNQWAISAPYSVQSTVPVAQRAAGFGLPGIRVDGNDVLACLAATRSALHTARTGGGPTLIEAFTYRRNAHTTADDASRYRETAEEKEWAAKDPISRVRDHLVNTGAADPAYFAGIEAEAQTFAEGLRSRCRALPEPDPALPFEHTYAEMTPELRRQLAEHRAYLTSLREMSDLSGERA